A genomic window from Silene latifolia isolate original U9 population chromosome Y, ASM4854445v1, whole genome shotgun sequence includes:
- the LOC141628713 gene encoding uncharacterized protein LOC141628713, which translates to MKGVEKALEKEFPQATRRICAQHLYSNFKEKFPGPLYHHLFWTAANATSFYVRNNMLDKMGSMSPAAVGYLLNVPQQWSKHQFDPEVACDHNTSIFVESFNALINDLREKPILELMEGIRTNFMEKFVERKDLSEKVEMNGPTPYAAGILETNCAHSRIYGAIRGGNGEFEVHEGGSRFPVNLLTGTCLCGEWQITGIPCKHACRAIYANREEPVHYLHGFYTGQCYRLTYLDHLRPLPDKDHWPTFQFPKILPPVQDRGIGRPTRQRKRKPDDPKKRKGKRATTITCSICKTSGHNARSCQGGPTAKQKKVAAAVSEAIGGASPTSGTGRKRIRNDGASSSHP; encoded by the coding sequence ATGAAGGGTGTTGAGAAAGCATTAGAGAAAGAGTTCCCTCAAGCTACAAGGAGGATTTGTGCACAACACTTGTActcaaatttcaaagaaaaatttcCTGGGCCTTTGTATCATCATCTGTTTTGGACTGCAGCCAATGCAACATCTTTTTATGTGCGAAATAACATGTTGGACAAGATGGGAAGTATGTCACCAGCAGCTGTAGGGTACTTGTTAAATGTGCCACAACAATGGTCCAAGCACCAATTTGATCCAGAGGTTGCCTGTGACCACAATACATCTATCTTTGTGGAATCATTCAATGCTCTGATCAATGATTTGAGGGAGAAACCAATATTGGAACTAATGGAAGGGATAAGAACAAACTTCATGGAAAAATTTGTTGAAAGGAAAGACTTGAGTGAGAAGGTGGAAATGAATGGTCCAACCCCATATGCTGCTGGTATACTTGAGACAAATTGTGCACACTCTAGAATTTATGGAGCAATTAGAGGAGGTAATGGTGAATTTGAGGTGCATGAAGGTGGCTCAAGGTTTCCTGTAAACCTCTTAACTGGTACATGTTTGTGTGGAGAATGGCAAATCACAGGAATTCCTTGTAAGCATGCTTGTAGAGCTATATATGCTAACAGGGAAGAACCAGTCCATTATTTGCATGGTTTTTACACTGGTCAATGCTATAGGCTGACTTATTTAGATCATTTGCGTCCATTACCAGATAAGGACCATTGGCCAACATTTCAATTTCCTAAAATTTTACCACCAGTCCAAGATAGGGGAATAGGAAGACCaacaagacaaaggaaaagaaagccTGATGATCCAAAGAAAAGGAAAGGCAAGAGAGCAACTACCATTACTTGTTCTATTTGCAAGACATCTGGTCATAATGCAAGGTCGTGTCAAGGAGGTCCCACGGCAAAACAAAAGAAGGTTGCTGCTGCTGTTAGTGAAGCTATTGGAGGTGCTTCTCCAACAAGTGGAACAGGTCGTAAAAGAATAAGAAATGATGGAGCTTCATCAAGCCATCCTTAG